Proteins encoded by one window of Brevibacterium atlanticum:
- a CDS encoding IS5 family transposase (programmed frameshift) encodes MTTQQRHRVFTDEQWEKIEPLLPSNVGKRARPFENNRRIVEGIVYRYRAGIAWRDLPREHFGPWQTVWKRHRRYAADGTWDRVLARVLSDADAAGDIDWNISVDGTINRAHQHATNTTRPDQDTGATSNYKNLPDSECEPAGHGIGRSRGGLTTKIHHAVDGKGRPLAVVVTGGQRHDGVILPQVLADIRVPRAGGGRPRTCPDAVLADRAYGSKGNRDYLRSRGIRAMIPEKKDQIATRKKRGSKGGRPPVFDAGVYRNRNVVERSFAYVKQWRGLATRYDKLAITYRAAVVISAILTWLRQ; translated from the exons GTGACTACACAGCAACGACACCGAGTCTTCACTGATGAGCAGTGGGAGAAGATTGAACCACTTCTGCCCTCGAATGTCGGCAAGAGAGCCCGACCATTTGAGAACAATCGCCGAATCGTCGAAGGAATCGTCTACCGCTACCGGGCCGGCATCGCCTGGCGCGACCTGCCACGTGAGCACTTCGGGCCCTGGCAGACAGTATGGAAACGCCACCGCCGCTACGCCGCCGACGGCACCTGGGACCGAGTCTTAGCTCGGGTGCTTTCCGATGCTGATGCTGCCGGTGACATCGATTGGAACATCTCCGTCGATGGCACCATCAATCGTGCTCACCAGCACGCGACGAACACGACCCGCCCTGACCAGGACACA GGGGCTACGTCGAATTACAAGAATCTGCCTGATTCGGAATGTGAACCCGCCGGGCACGGCATCGGTCGCTCACGTGGTGGGCTGACGACGAAGATCCATCACGCCGTCGACGGCAAGGGTCGACCTTTGGCTGTCGTGGTCACCGGCGGACAGCGTCACGACGGGGTGATCCTGCCGCAGGTCCTGGCTGATATCCGAGTACCGCGGGCTGGCGGTGGTCGTCCTCGCACGTGTCCGGACGCCGTTCTGGCGGATCGCGCTTATGGGTCCAAAGGCAACCGCGACTACCTGCGTTCGCGCGGCATCCGGGCGATGATCCCGGAGAAAAAAGACCAGATCGCGACCAGGAAGAAGCGCGGCAGCAAAGGTGGCCGGCCGCCAGTGTTCGACGCCGGTGTCTACCGGAACCGCAACGTCGTGGAGCGCTCGTTTGCCTACGTCAAGCAATGGCGGGGGTTAGCGACGAGATACGACAAGCTCGCCATCACGTATCGAGCGGCTGTCGTGATCAGCGCGATCCTGACATGGCTCCGCCAATAA
- a CDS encoding pyridoxamine 5'-phosphate oxidase family protein produces MSNDQKNLDLNDVVSILNDSRIVMLTTALNDGKLLAHPMVPQQVTADADVWFFIGLHGDQATALRTNPHVNITVAEAGNWLSVAGRVEFVDDPAKVDELWDDSVAAWFEHGRNDPNLGLIKVTSDSAQHWGLTGGKLSAMAQIVKSKVTGQRTGGGSDTTEL; encoded by the coding sequence ATGAGCAACGACCAGAAGAATCTCGACCTCAACGATGTCGTCAGCATCCTCAACGACAGCAGAATCGTCATGCTCACGACCGCGCTCAATGACGGCAAGCTGCTCGCGCACCCGATGGTGCCGCAGCAGGTCACCGCGGATGCCGACGTCTGGTTCTTCATCGGACTGCACGGAGACCAGGCGACCGCGCTGCGTACGAATCCGCACGTCAACATCACCGTCGCCGAGGCGGGGAACTGGCTCTCGGTGGCAGGTCGCGTCGAATTCGTCGACGACCCGGCCAAGGTCGACGAACTCTGGGACGATTCCGTTGCCGCATGGTTCGAACACGGACGCAACGACCCGAACCTCGGCCTCATCAAGGTCACCAGCGACTCCGCGCAGCACTGGGGCCTGACCGGCGGAAAGCTCTCGGCCATGGCTCAGATCGTCAAGTCCAAGGTGACCGGTCAGCGCACTGGCGGAGGCAGTGACACGACAGAACTCTGA
- a CDS encoding rhodanese-like domain-containing protein yields the protein MDEEANVTVNDIPDGATIVDVREDDEWEAGHIEGAYHVPLGELPSRLDDLPLDDDMYVICRTGGRSNRAVAWLNQNGFDAFNVEGGMGSWNIDNGKPIVSETGEEPWVK from the coding sequence ATGGATGAAGAAGCCAACGTCACAGTCAACGACATCCCCGACGGCGCCACGATCGTCGATGTCCGTGAGGACGATGAGTGGGAGGCCGGCCACATCGAGGGCGCGTACCACGTCCCGCTGGGTGAGCTGCCGTCACGCCTCGACGATCTGCCCCTCGACGACGACATGTACGTCATCTGCCGCACCGGCGGCCGGTCGAACCGTGCCGTGGCCTGGCTGAATCAGAACGGATTCGATGCGTTCAACGTCGAAGGCGGCATGGGTTCCTGGAACATCGACAACGGCAAGCCCATCGTCTCGGAGACCGGCGAAGAGCCCTGGGTCAAGTGA
- a CDS encoding DUF4287 domain-containing protein has protein sequence MSFQAYLDTIEDKTGLTPRQFIGLAKEKGFDDDSVKAGVILDWLESDYGLGRGHGMALVHVIKKGPQIDAKHVGSGGTHSDETDMLRLDGKASKPA, from the coding sequence ATGTCGTTCCAGGCCTATCTCGACACCATCGAAGACAAGACCGGACTCACCCCGCGCCAGTTCATCGGCCTCGCGAAGGAGAAGGGCTTCGATGACGACTCCGTCAAGGCCGGCGTCATCCTCGACTGGCTCGAGTCCGATTACGGGCTGGGCCGCGGACATGGCATGGCGCTGGTCCATGTCATCAAGAAGGGCCCGCAGATCGATGCCAAACACGTCGGTTCCGGCGGCACCCACAGCGACGAGACCGACATGCTCCGGCTCGACGGCAAAGCCAGCAAACCGGCATGA
- a CDS encoding cupin domain-containing protein: MITVAERRGLLLPGSPTAKFVGAEHGADVSFFWVDTAPGKGPDLHWQPYTETWVVLSGQVRIDADDETLSAEAGSIVTVGAETVHRFRSIGTENLRMVCIHASPEIIQDFVEED, from the coding sequence ATGATCACTGTCGCGGAGCGCCGCGGGCTGCTGTTGCCCGGATCGCCGACGGCCAAGTTCGTGGGTGCTGAACATGGTGCTGACGTCTCGTTCTTCTGGGTCGACACCGCACCCGGAAAAGGGCCCGACCTGCACTGGCAACCCTACACCGAGACATGGGTCGTCTTGTCCGGGCAGGTGCGCATCGACGCCGATGATGAGACGCTCTCCGCCGAGGCCGGTTCGATCGTCACCGTCGGAGCCGAAACGGTCCATCGCTTCCGCAGCATCGGAACCGAGAACCTCAGAATGGTGTGCATCCACGCCTCACCCGAGATCATTCAGGACTTCGTGGAAGAGGACTGA
- a CDS encoding FAD-dependent oxidoreductase produces the protein MSKRIVIIGGGLAGTTAARELNARGQAVTVIDPRAGETCERPPLSKHLFDGARHHLPYHLESTEHITFVRDRAEEITLAEAAPDSRYTAETQRHPHPLADHHATAGTVLLASGESIDFTHCILATGMEADRPRIPNYPDALPVYNLGDAEWILDRVERATEPLDIGVLGSGYLGMEVATSAVAAGHRATVYLRGDEPLRRQLSAPVRRALFEKHRAAGVEFVTHTSSPDDIPADVHDLFITSVGARPRLIPIDGDRPAEAWEVNESLATSHPGIFAAGDCAIVTAGPYALDHPWACEPVAESHGQFLAELLTDTPANAPAEVADSDPDSDADTAAGVPSTLEETGRKTWSDVPWHWSFQGPEKVFTAGLTSPDATDTIIRHDPSGAKFQVFHFDGPGPESMLIGVETLNWPPMQAAARRVLGGSHIPTRAQIEDPDFDFKAHSRL, from the coding sequence ATGAGCAAGCGGATCGTCATCATCGGTGGGGGACTGGCCGGGACCACGGCAGCGCGAGAGCTGAACGCGCGCGGACAGGCGGTGACCGTCATCGATCCGCGCGCCGGCGAGACCTGCGAGCGTCCGCCCTTGTCGAAGCACCTCTTCGACGGCGCCCGCCACCACCTGCCGTACCACCTCGAATCCACCGAGCACATCACCTTCGTCCGTGACCGGGCAGAGGAGATCACCCTCGCCGAGGCGGCCCCCGACTCCCGCTACACCGCCGAAACCCAGCGACACCCCCACCCGCTTGCCGACCATCACGCGACGGCCGGGACGGTCCTGCTGGCGTCGGGGGAGTCGATCGACTTCACCCACTGCATTCTCGCCACCGGGATGGAGGCCGACCGCCCGCGGATCCCGAACTATCCGGACGCGCTTCCGGTGTACAACCTCGGCGATGCCGAATGGATCCTCGACCGCGTCGAGCGGGCCACGGAGCCGCTCGACATCGGGGTCCTGGGCTCCGGTTACCTCGGGATGGAGGTCGCCACCTCGGCGGTCGCCGCCGGACATCGGGCCACCGTGTACCTGCGCGGGGACGAACCGCTGCGCAGACAGCTTTCCGCTCCTGTGCGACGAGCGCTGTTTGAGAAACATCGGGCCGCGGGTGTCGAGTTCGTCACGCACACCTCGAGCCCGGACGATATTCCCGCAGATGTTCATGACCTGTTCATCACCAGCGTCGGTGCCCGGCCCCGACTCATCCCCATCGACGGCGACCGACCCGCCGAGGCGTGGGAGGTGAATGAGAGTTTGGCAACATCCCATCCGGGCATCTTCGCCGCCGGCGACTGCGCGATCGTCACCGCCGGCCCTTATGCTCTCGATCACCCCTGGGCGTGCGAACCGGTGGCCGAAAGCCACGGTCAGTTCCTCGCTGAACTCCTCACCGATACCCCTGCCAACGCCCCCGCCGAGGTGGCCGACAGTGACCCTGACAGCGACGCTGACACCGCCGCAGGCGTCCCGTCGACACTCGAAGAAACAGGACGAAAAACCTGGTCAGACGTGCCCTGGCACTGGAGCTTCCAAGGCCCGGAGAAGGTCTTCACTGCGGGCCTGACCAGCCCGGACGCCACCGACACGATCATCCGACATGACCCGTCCGGGGCGAAGTTCCAGGTCTTCCACTTCGACGGTCCGGGGCCGGAGTCGATGCTCATCGGTGTCGAGACACTCAACTGGCCGCCGATGCAGGCCGCCGCCCGACGCGTACTCGGCGGTAGCCACATCCCCACCCGTGCCCAGATCGAGGACCCCGACTTCGACTTCAAGGCTCACAGCCGACTGTGA
- a CDS encoding ABC transporter permease produces MDMARLAAEHGLERVGGRPSLPEYVKQLINRSDFTYTLAKYRMQSENERNRLGMLWVLLRPGFSALIYGTVFGFIMQGATARPPDFAPFVIIGVFVLEFFNTSMNGGAKSIISNASLVQSLPFPRIVLPIATVFQNLLNFIPTFIFMAVLVMLWGAKPSWDWFLFIPLVFLFWIFNQGVAFIFARATVHFRDLSQVTPFISRMIFYTSGVFFDLKVMVDKINPSLQPFADWQPINNVLAIARGILMKDGVIPFDYFWHLAIWAFGIFIIGFVFFWQAEERFGRDE; encoded by the coding sequence ATGGATATGGCCAGGCTTGCTGCCGAGCACGGACTCGAGAGAGTGGGTGGACGGCCGTCGTTGCCCGAGTACGTCAAACAGCTGATCAACCGCAGCGACTTCACGTACACGTTGGCGAAGTATCGGATGCAGTCCGAGAACGAACGCAACCGCCTCGGTATGCTCTGGGTGCTTCTGCGTCCCGGTTTCTCGGCGCTCATCTACGGCACGGTCTTCGGCTTCATCATGCAGGGCGCGACAGCACGTCCGCCAGACTTCGCTCCGTTCGTCATCATCGGCGTCTTCGTCCTCGAGTTCTTCAACACCTCGATGAATGGTGGGGCGAAGTCGATCATCTCGAATGCCTCACTCGTCCAATCGCTGCCGTTCCCACGCATCGTGCTGCCGATCGCCACGGTCTTCCAGAACCTGCTCAACTTCATTCCGACCTTTATCTTCATGGCTGTGCTCGTCATGCTGTGGGGTGCGAAGCCCAGCTGGGACTGGTTCCTCTTCATCCCGTTGGTCTTCCTGTTCTGGATCTTCAACCAGGGTGTGGCCTTCATCTTCGCTCGCGCGACTGTCCACTTCCGTGATCTGTCCCAGGTCACCCCGTTCATCTCCCGGATGATCTTCTACACCTCGGGCGTCTTCTTCGATCTCAAGGTGATGGTCGATAAGATCAATCCGTCCCTGCAGCCCTTCGCCGACTGGCAGCCGATCAACAACGTCCTGGCGATCGCCCGCGGCATCCTTATGAAGGACGGTGTCATTCCGTTCGACTACTTCTGGCACCTGGCCATCTGGGCGTTCGGCATCTTCATCATCGGCTTCGTGTTCTTCTGGCAGGCCGAGGAAAGGTTCGGTCGCGATGAGTGA
- a CDS encoding ABC transporter ATP-binding protein gives MSDENSFDTGSLPEVTRNNPPVVVCDNVHVRYKTLATGKKLKLGSKDVMMKRRGLREVHALKGVSFVAHKNESIGIIGSNGSGKSTLMRSITGLTPTSEGAIYATSRPNLLGVGAALIPDLSGARNIVLGSLALGLTRPEIDEKFDEIVEFTGLEDFIDLPMRTYSSGMSQRLKFAIATSVQHEILIVDEALNVGDKKFRDRSEGRIRSIRENAGTVFLVSHSMRTIKDTCNRALWIEKGELRADGPALEVIREYQAFTKAEKAREAEEEPG, from the coding sequence ATGAGTGACGAGAATTCGTTCGACACCGGCAGCCTCCCCGAGGTGACTCGGAACAATCCGCCCGTCGTCGTCTGCGACAACGTCCACGTCCGGTACAAGACTCTGGCCACCGGCAAGAAGCTCAAGCTCGGCAGCAAAGACGTCATGATGAAGCGCCGCGGTCTGCGGGAGGTCCATGCGCTCAAGGGTGTGAGCTTCGTCGCCCACAAGAACGAATCCATCGGCATCATCGGCAGCAACGGCTCGGGCAAGTCCACGCTCATGCGGTCGATCACAGGGCTGACCCCGACGTCGGAGGGTGCGATCTATGCGACGTCTCGGCCGAACCTCCTCGGCGTCGGTGCTGCTCTCATTCCGGATCTCTCCGGTGCTCGCAACATCGTCCTCGGTTCCCTGGCTTTGGGGCTCACCCGGCCCGAGATCGATGAGAAGTTCGACGAAATCGTCGAATTCACCGGCCTCGAGGACTTCATCGATCTGCCGATGCGCACCTATTCCTCGGGTATGTCCCAGCGGCTGAAGTTCGCGATCGCGACCTCGGTGCAGCATGAGATCCTCATCGTCGATGAGGCGCTCAACGTCGGCGACAAGAAGTTCCGTGACCGGTCGGAAGGTCGCATCCGGTCGATCCGTGAGAATGCCGGTACGGTCTTCCTCGTCTCGCACTCGATGCGCACGATCAAGGACACGTGCAATCGTGCCCTGTGGATCGAGAAGGGCGAACTGCGCGCCGACGGCCCGGCACTCGAGGTCATTCGCGAATACCAGGCGTTCACCAAGGCCGAGAAGGCGAGAGAAGCCGAGGAAGAGCCGGGCTGA
- a CDS encoding MFS transporter translates to MSQTIEVSREEKSRARKAVLAAGLGNALEWYDIILFGFMATSIAVVFYPGEGLSAQLMTWATFAITFVVRPLGAVLIGRYADKHGRKSALSLTIGLMTLGVFIIVVLPGESVIGVWAAIGLIIARIIQGISAGGEFGSATAFLTENAKRGKAFYASFQTATQGISMFLAAGISWIFSSALSEEALHSWGWRVAFAIGLLIGPVGWYIRSKMDDTPEFKAAEKTDNPLRVLLGQNFGRLFSAFLIIAMATISVYLITFLPQFAVDNLGLEPWAAFPGAVVAGIITLIGSPFAGRLADKVGPTTVMIPTTIVGIIVAWPMFMLLTANPSIAVLTLCEAIVGLFMVFYFGPMPALLSELFPVRVRSSGMTIAYSFGVAIFGGFAPLILTALLSATGELTVPGFYYAALSLLSLIGVIVARKVYKRR, encoded by the coding sequence ATGAGTCAGACGATCGAGGTTTCCCGCGAAGAGAAGTCGCGGGCGCGGAAGGCCGTCCTCGCGGCCGGACTGGGCAATGCCCTCGAGTGGTACGACATCATCCTCTTCGGATTCATGGCGACCTCCATTGCTGTGGTCTTCTACCCGGGCGAGGGGCTGTCGGCGCAGCTGATGACCTGGGCGACGTTCGCCATCACCTTCGTCGTCCGGCCGCTCGGTGCCGTTCTCATCGGACGCTACGCCGACAAGCACGGCCGCAAGTCAGCCCTGTCGCTGACGATCGGTCTGATGACGCTCGGCGTATTCATCATCGTCGTCCTACCCGGCGAGTCTGTCATCGGCGTGTGGGCGGCGATCGGTCTCATCATCGCCCGGATCATCCAGGGCATCTCCGCCGGCGGCGAGTTCGGTTCGGCCACCGCCTTCCTCACCGAGAACGCCAAGCGCGGCAAGGCCTTCTACGCCTCCTTCCAGACCGCGACGCAGGGCATCTCGATGTTCCTGGCCGCAGGTATCTCGTGGATCTTCAGCTCGGCACTGAGCGAAGAGGCCCTGCACTCGTGGGGCTGGCGAGTGGCCTTCGCGATCGGTCTGCTCATCGGCCCCGTCGGCTGGTATATCCGTTCGAAGATGGACGACACCCCCGAGTTCAAGGCCGCCGAGAAGACCGACAACCCGCTGCGCGTCCTCCTCGGCCAGAACTTCGGTCGCCTGTTCTCGGCGTTCCTCATCATCGCCATGGCCACGATCTCGGTCTACCTCATCACGTTCCTGCCGCAGTTCGCCGTCGACAACCTCGGCCTCGAACCGTGGGCGGCGTTCCCCGGCGCCGTCGTCGCCGGCATCATCACCCTGATCGGCTCACCGTTCGCCGGCAGGCTGGCCGACAAGGTGGGGCCGACGACCGTGATGATCCCGACGACGATCGTGGGCATCATCGTCGCGTGGCCGATGTTCATGCTCCTGACAGCGAACCCCTCGATCGCCGTCCTCACCCTGTGCGAGGCGATCGTCGGCCTGTTCATGGTCTTCTACTTCGGCCCGATGCCGGCGCTGCTGTCCGAGCTGTTCCCCGTCCGCGTCCGCAGCTCGGGCATGACCATCGCCTACAGCTTCGGCGTCGCGATCTTCGGCGGCTTCGCCCCGCTCATCCTCACCGCACTGCTCAGTGCGACGGGCGAACTGACCGTGCCCGGCTTCTACTACGCGGCACTGTCCCTGCTCTCGCTCATCGGCGTCATCGTGGCCCGAAAGGTGTACAAGCGGCGCTGA
- a CDS encoding sirohydrochlorin chelatase translates to MTGRSSRGLPSLGLISHGTSSAQGQALIEALAAEVARDLRGRGLVDEVMLGHVDVQEPTVAEVVDRLPHDRPVILVPLLLSPGYHVHVDLAEAVDHAQTIDPALKSDRADDANPAEVATRTADSTEAATRTAGTPARDIRLTKTLGPDPRLARILAERLPALRDDDEVVLAAAGSSDERANDSCREMGELLANELRRPVDVGFLAGAGTPLKSFVEQNEHAVKRLVLANYLLAPGFFDDLARGLIADTQNILSSPLLTTETSQGNAQKHPQSSHQPTDPTTSQSGQAADAGIPAESGFAVPALLVDIIYDRVVSAL, encoded by the coding sequence GTGACGGGCAGGTCATCGAGGGGGCTTCCCTCGCTCGGTCTCATCTCCCACGGGACCTCATCGGCCCAGGGGCAGGCCCTCATCGAGGCCCTCGCCGCCGAGGTCGCGCGAGATCTCCGCGGGCGAGGGCTCGTCGACGAGGTGATGCTCGGACACGTCGATGTACAGGAGCCCACCGTCGCCGAGGTGGTCGACCGCCTTCCGCACGATCGACCCGTCATTCTCGTCCCCCTCCTTCTCTCGCCGGGCTATCACGTCCACGTCGACCTCGCCGAGGCAGTCGATCATGCGCAGACCATCGATCCTGCGCTGAAGTCCGATCGTGCCGATGACGCGAACCCCGCCGAGGTGGCCACCCGAACCGCGGACTCCACCGAGGCGGCCACCCGTACCGCCGGAACTCCCGCCCGTGACATCCGCCTGACGAAGACCCTCGGTCCCGACCCGCGGCTGGCCCGCATCCTCGCCGAGCGCCTGCCCGCCCTGCGTGATGACGACGAGGTCGTGCTCGCCGCGGCAGGCTCAAGTGACGAACGCGCCAACGATTCCTGTCGCGAGATGGGCGAGCTGCTGGCAAACGAACTCCGACGGCCCGTCGACGTCGGCTTCCTCGCAGGCGCGGGGACCCCTCTCAAAAGCTTTGTTGAGCAGAATGAACACGCGGTGAAACGCCTCGTTCTGGCCAACTATCTCCTCGCCCCCGGCTTCTTCGACGACCTCGCCCGAGGCCTCATCGCCGATACACAGAACATCCTCAGCTCACCCCTGCTCACCACCGAAACGTCCCAAGGAAACGCCCAGAAACACCCCCAGTCATCCCACCAGCCGACCGATCCGACAACCTCGCAATCGGGTCAGGCGGCCGATGCCGGCATCCCCGCCGAGTCCGGTTTCGCTGTCCCTGCCCTGCTCGTCGACATCATCTACGACCGAGTCGTCTCGGCGCTCTGA
- a CDS encoding nitrite/sulfite reductase, protein MSTKVEEHTNPTGDSAAAGAPADGAPASSAPASDSRARAKKPARPKKSNGQWKVDGHEPLNKNEIDKAEDNGLNVRARIEETYSKQGFASIDPSDLHARFRWWGLYTQRKPGIDGGRTAKLEPHELEDEYFMLRVRIDGGKLTTEQLRTIADISTDFARGSADLTDRQNIQLHWIEIENVPEIWRRLEAVGLQTTEACGDVPRVILGSPVAGIGADELIDPTPAIEEISRRYIGDQSLSNLPRKYKTAITGHPSQDVVHEINDCSFVAVDHPEHGIGYDLWVGGALSVVPRFAERLGAWVAPEQVVETWLGVTSIFRDYGFRRLRNKARLKFLLADWGPEKFREVLETEYLGYKLADGPAPAKPITAGDHVGVHKQKDGRYYIGVTPIVGRVSGTLLGQIADLADKYGSTRLRTTPHQKFLLLDIEESDVDAVVAELDELGLSSRKDLFRRSTMACTGIEYCKLAIVETKQTAADTITKLEERLADIDDLPHPISLHLNGCPNSCARIQTADIGLKGQIVTTDDGEQVPGFQVHVGGGLASKDRDEAGLGRTVRGLKVTADHLSDYVETLVRRFLAGRTETETFSEWAHRVDEEELT, encoded by the coding sequence ATGTCCACCAAGGTGGAAGAGCACACAAACCCCACAGGCGACTCGGCCGCAGCCGGTGCGCCCGCTGACGGTGCGCCCGCATCCAGCGCGCCCGCATCCGACTCACGTGCGCGCGCGAAGAAGCCTGCCCGGCCGAAGAAGTCCAACGGTCAGTGGAAGGTCGACGGCCACGAACCGTTGAACAAGAACGAGATCGACAAGGCCGAGGACAACGGCCTCAACGTCCGCGCGCGCATCGAGGAAACCTACTCGAAGCAGGGGTTCGCCTCGATCGACCCCTCCGACCTCCACGCCCGTTTCCGCTGGTGGGGCCTGTACACCCAGCGCAAGCCCGGCATCGACGGCGGTCGCACCGCCAAGCTCGAACCCCATGAGCTCGAAGACGAATACTTCATGCTCCGGGTCCGCATCGACGGCGGAAAGCTCACCACCGAGCAGCTGCGCACGATCGCCGACATCTCCACCGACTTCGCTCGCGGTTCCGCCGACCTCACCGACCGGCAGAACATCCAGCTGCACTGGATCGAGATCGAGAACGTCCCCGAGATCTGGCGCCGCCTCGAAGCCGTCGGCCTGCAGACCACCGAGGCCTGCGGTGACGTCCCCCGCGTCATCCTCGGCTCACCCGTGGCCGGCATCGGCGCCGACGAACTCATCGACCCGACCCCGGCGATCGAAGAGATCTCGCGCCGCTACATCGGCGACCAGTCACTGTCGAACCTGCCGCGCAAGTACAAGACCGCGATCACCGGCCACCCCAGCCAGGACGTCGTCCACGAGATCAACGACTGCTCCTTCGTCGCCGTCGACCACCCCGAGCACGGCATCGGCTACGACCTGTGGGTCGGCGGCGCCCTGTCCGTGGTGCCCCGCTTCGCCGAGCGCCTCGGCGCCTGGGTCGCCCCCGAGCAGGTCGTCGAAACCTGGCTCGGCGTCACCTCGATCTTCCGCGACTACGGCTTCCGCCGCCTGCGCAACAAGGCCCGCCTGAAGTTCCTGCTCGCCGACTGGGGTCCGGAGAAGTTCCGCGAGGTCCTCGAGACCGAATACCTCGGCTACAAGCTCGCAGACGGACCGGCCCCTGCCAAACCGATCACCGCCGGCGACCACGTCGGCGTGCACAAGCAGAAGGACGGCCGCTACTACATCGGCGTCACTCCCATCGTCGGCCGCGTCTCGGGGACCCTGCTCGGCCAGATCGCCGACCTCGCCGACAAATACGGCTCGACCCGCCTGCGCACGACACCGCACCAGAAGTTCCTGCTGCTCGACATCGAGGAATCCGATGTCGACGCCGTCGTCGCCGAACTCGACGAACTCGGCCTGTCCAGCCGCAAGGACCTCTTCCGCCGTTCGACGATGGCGTGCACCGGCATCGAATACTGCAAACTCGCCATCGTCGAGACCAAGCAGACCGCCGCCGACACCATCACGAAGCTCGAAGAGCGGCTCGCCGACATCGACGACCTGCCCCACCCGATCAGCCTTCACCTCAACGGCTGCCCGAACTCCTGCGCCCGCATCCAGACCGCCGACATCGGGCTCAAGGGCCAGATCGTCACCACCGACGACGGCGAGCAGGTCCCCGGGTTCCAGGTCCACGTCGGCGGTGGACTGGCGTCGAAGGACCGCGACGAGGCCGGACTCGGCCGCACCGTCCGCGGCCTCAAGGTCACCGCCGATCACCTCAGCGACTACGTCGAGACACTCGTGCGCCGGTTCCTCGCCGGCCGCACCGAGACCGAGACGTTCTCCGAATGGGCCCACCGCGTCGACGAGGAGGAACTGACATGA
- a CDS encoding phosphoadenylyl-sulfate reductase — protein sequence MSTHTTATTATNATTANTTAADTQRHRPEPRPIDELKAIAEAGARELGGDPENGVAEANPADVIRWISRHFDTAACAVACSMADAALPHYVAQYLPGVDVLFLDTGYHFPETYTTRNEVARRVDVHIVDVLPEQTVPEQDAEFGKDLFARDPGLCCARRKVAPLKKSLAGYELWFTGVRRDEAPTRANTPLITFDEKNGLVKVNPLAAWSFDDLLDYARAFDVPVNPLLSQGYPSIGCQPCTRPVAEGEDPRAGRWAGTNKTECGLHT from the coding sequence ATGAGCACGCACACCACCGCCACCACCGCCACCAACGCGACCACCGCGAATACCACCGCAGCAGACACCCAGCGCCACCGTCCCGAACCGCGTCCGATCGACGAGCTCAAAGCCATCGCCGAGGCGGGGGCTCGTGAGCTCGGCGGTGACCCTGAGAACGGGGTGGCCGAAGCCAACCCTGCCGACGTCATCCGCTGGATCTCGCGACACTTCGACACCGCCGCCTGCGCCGTCGCCTGCTCGATGGCCGATGCCGCCCTGCCGCACTACGTCGCCCAGTACCTGCCCGGCGTCGACGTCCTCTTCCTCGACACCGGCTATCACTTCCCGGAGACCTACACCACCCGCAACGAGGTGGCCCGCCGTGTCGATGTCCACATCGTCGACGTCCTTCCGGAACAGACCGTGCCCGAACAGGATGCCGAATTCGGCAAGGACCTCTTCGCCCGGGACCCGGGCCTGTGCTGCGCCCGCCGCAAGGTCGCCCCGCTGAAGAAGTCGCTGGCAGGCTATGAGCTCTGGTTCACCGGGGTCCGCCGCGACGAGGCCCCGACCCGAGCGAACACGCCGCTGATCACCTTCGATGAGAAGAACGGCCTGGTCAAGGTCAACCCTCTGGCCGCCTGGTCATTCGACGACCTCCTCGACTACGCGCGCGCCTTCGATGTGCCCGTCAACCCACTGCTGTCGCAGGGCTACCCGTCGATCGGATGCCAGCCCTGCACCCGCCCCGTCGCCGAAGGTGAAGACCCCCGCGCCGGCCGTTGGGCAGGAACGAACAAAACAGAATGCGGACTCCACACATGA